The genomic stretch ACCGCTTGCTTCGGCAAGCGCTGTTTGCAATAGCGTGGCAGCACCACCGAAGGTAAGTCCCCAAAACGCTATCGCCGTATAAATGAAGGCTGCCGATGTGGCGCCCGTCCATAGTGCTGCGGACACGAGTAGGAAGCCGAGCAAACTAATCAATACTAGCAGACGTAGGTGACGGTCTACCAGCAGACCAACGATCCAGATGGATAAAAGAGCCATTATACCAAAGACCAGCAAGATAAGGCCAACATGTCCTCCGAGTCCCAAATGATCAAGAAACGGAGCAATATACGTATATAAAATATTGTGTGCCAGCATCCATGTCAGCACTACCAAGAGAATTGGACGGATACCGGGTAAAACAAACACCTGACCGACGGTCATTCTTTGACCGGCAGGCTGCCCTGGATAATCCGGTACCTTCCACAGTACCCATGCAATTAATACAAGAGTCAGAAGAGACATAAGTCCGAAAACGAGACGCCAACCGATCAATTCACCGAGAAGGGTTCCGATCGGCACACCGAATGTAAGTGCGATCGGAGTTCCGACCATCGCTACAGCCAAGGCTCGTCCTCTTAAGCTTTCTGGTACCATACGTCGTGCATAACCGGCAACCATCCCCCATGCAGCACCGGCAGCTACACCGGCGAAAAACCGGGCGATCAGAGTTAATACATAGCTGCTTGACAATGCGGTCACAGAATTGAAAATGAGAAATCCTACTATGATGGCGAGTAGAAGCGGACGACGCCTGAATCCGCCAGTAGATATGGCAAATGGAATAGCCGCCACGATAGAACCAATTGCATAAGAGGTTACGAGTTGACCAGCCATTCCTTTAGTAATGTTCAGTCCTTCGGCTATATGCGGTAGTAAACCAGCCGGTATGGTTTCTGTAAAGATACAAATAAAACCTGTCATCGCAAGAGCGAGCAGTGCAAGCCAGGGTAATCTGGCAGGGATGTTGTCCGATTGAGCTATACCCGTTGATGATGATAATTGAGACAACGTAATTCCTCCTTTAAGTAAATATATTTATGGATCGATCATTCCATATGTTATATTCAATGATAATCCTTGTCAAGGACTTTTGGATCGATTAGTATATAAGTGATAAAGGAGGTTATCTCATGCCACGTACAGGACGCCCTCGCGCTTTTAATCGTGATGAGGCAGTTGTTGCCGCGATGCTATTGTTTTGGGAACACGGCTTTGAATCCACTTCACTTGCACAACTGCGCGCTGCGATGGGAAATATATCAGCAGCGAGCTTTTACGCGGCGTTCGAATCTAAGGAAGCCCTGTTCCGAGAAGCAGTGAATTTGTATATCTCAACTTATGGACAGGTTTCAGAAAGCTTCAGGGATAGCAGTCTGACACCGAGAGCAGCCATCGAGCAGGGATTACGGCGATCAGCACGGATGCAGACAGAAAGCTCCCACCCTCTCGGCTGCCTGCTGGTTTTATCTGCTGCAACCTGTTCTCTAGAGCTAAAGCACATCCAAGAGTTGCTCTCCAAGGAACGCCATAAGGTCCGCAGCTGGCAGAAAGATTGTATAGAACAAGCCATAAAAGATGGTGAGTTGCCCGATTCTACGGATATCTCTATGCTGGTTACCATGTTTGACACCTTTCTTCGAGGGATTTCTTCACAAGCCAGAGACGGTGTTCCGATCGAAGCAATTGATGCTGCCATAACGCAGCTAATGAGCATATGGGATACGTTGTCTGTAAAGAAGGTGGATGGAGGCATTATAATTTGAACGTTAGTATATTTGAATTTGATTTTAAAATTTGAATGATTCAGATGGAAAAGGGATGCTGTATGAAGAGCTATCTTATTTTGGGGGCAAGTAAAGGTCGGTCCGGCAAAATAAACGGATAGCCACGCGGGCATAATCTAAGAATATCCCACCATTTCAGCGCGAGCAAAACGTTATTTTATGTATACAGTGAGAACTCTGTGATTTAGAGCCACATTTATCTAATTTAAAAAACTCAAGCATATCTCTACTTGAGTTTTTTAATTGTATAGGAAACTATGTATTCTCCGAACCTGTTGATAACGAAAGCTAATGGAGGTCAGAGACGCTATTCACTCGTAAGGGTGATTTTGTTCTTTTATTTGCCGAGCAGTTTCTGCTGGGCTCTTTGTGGTTTTTTAATAGGTCTATATTGCTGCTATGGAAGAAGGACATGTATCATTTTCGGCGAATATTTACACATGAAAAGTAATAATTAGAAACTGTAAATTCATCATAAGTGGATTGATGAATACATCGAATATATGCTCGTTGTGTAGATAGTTTGGGGCGGCTTCCCCGCAAAGATGTCATCTTCCCAGGCTATGGCGCTTCGTCTAAGAGGTGGGTCTCACGATTTCGCAATTGCTGAGCCTCGGGCGCAGCTGATCGAACATGATCAATTCTGATTGTTATCTACTGATCAAGACTAGGATGTGAATTGGGCAAATGAGCAAAGCAAGAAATAAGAACAAAGGATTGATTTACTGGAAAAACTTAAGCCTTGTGCTGTTGATTACTTGTGTTCCTGTCGCTCTAATTAGTATCGTCCTATATTATATGGGAACGGATCAAATTGAAGTGGAAGTAAATAAAACTCATCAGAATCAGCTTGCGCAATCAATTGAGCATATGGAGGATTATTTAACTAATCTAGAGCATACGGTTGTGCGCCTCGCATTTGATCGTAGTATGGATGAAAGCTTGAAGAAGATGGATTTTATAATGGAATTTCAAAAAACGAATGAAATAATGAAATCGCTTACGTTAATGAAGGAATCCAATTTTCTGATTGGCAGCGTTGACTTATATTTACGTGATGCGAACAAGCTGATAGGAGATGAATCCGGATTTCAGACGATTGAGAGTAAAGAGGACCAGAAGCTGTTGAGTCAGTTATTGGACAAAGAGCGTTCTATTTATTGGGATTACTCTTTAAGAAAAGCAGGTGTGCCGAATAAATGGTATAAGGGTGTTGTAATCAAGCTTCCAGGTGGACAGCTATTTGATTCATATGGTGCATTCATTATTTATTTAGATCAAATCAAGCTCAATAATATGGTGCAAAAGCTCGTCTCTGGAGAAGGGGTTGCTTTTTTAATTAATGAAAAAGGTGAATATTTAACGACACCGAGCGGTGATGGGATGAGCCCAAATGAGAATGAGCTTAGTTTGGAGGATGCGTTAAAAAGCAGAATTACTAAAGAAAACTTAAATGACAATACATTTAAATACAATTGGCAGCAGCAAGACTATGCTGTATCTTATGGTGAAATATCAAAGTTTGGCGGGAAATGGACATTCGTATCTGCGACCCCACTGTCACAAATTGTAGCACCGGTTACTTCCTTATCGCGATTAATTTTATGGATTAGCATAATAGGCATGAGCATTGGTCTATTGCTATCATGGTTTGCATCCAACAAAATTTATGATCCGATTTATCGATTGAAAAAAATGTTTGAATCCTCTAAAAATCATAAAATTGATGAGAAAAATGAGATTATCTATATTGAGAATCAGTGGAATCAGCATTTGATTACGCAGAAGGCTTTGTCAGTGAAGTTAGAACAATCGATCCCGATGCTGCGTGAAAGTATGCTGTTGCAATTTTTGCAAGGCCATCTTTATACTCATACGGAAGCGGAGCTTATTGAAAAAATAAAACAGCTTGGCTGGGATGTGGAAAACAAAAAATTCGCAGTTATGGTCACGCAGCTTCATGGTTTATCCGAGCTAGGGAGCAAGTATTCTGAGCGCGATTCACAGCTTATTACGTTTGCCGCTTCCAATATCATTCTTGAGCTTAGCTCAGAGAAGTTTGATAAGGTACATGTTATTAATTTTCAAAAATTGTCTTTAGGAGTGTTTTTTGTTCTGGATAGAACGAGCACCAATGAGGAGATTAAAACAGTTCTTAATAAGCTTGCTCACGATTATATTGCGGCAGTGAATAATATGCTGCGAATGAAGCTAACTATCGTTACCAGCAAAGTATCCGATACGCTGGTAGATATGCCAAATGTGTTGGAGCAAACACGTAAAGCGCTTCGTTTCAGAGATTTGCATACGTCCAATCAGATGCTGGACATGAATCAATTTATGATAGGAAACACATCTCCGAAGCAATTTCCTTCTGAATTGGAAAGGGAAATCGTACATGCTGTAAGTATTGGGCTTGAGGATGAGGCTATAAGCTTGATTAGGATGTTTATGGTTGAACTGCAAAGCAACAATGGTACGGAGTTGATGGTGCATCAAGGAATGATGAAGCTGCTCGGTACGATTCACGACACGATTATTAAGCATGATGTGAATTTATATGTGCTATACGAAGGAACCCATCTTTACGAGCAATTGATGTTATTATCTGAGCCTGAGCAAATCATAGAATGGTTTCGCAAAGAATTGATTAGTCCATTCATTAGAACGTTGTCGATAAGCTATGACGGTCATTTGCGGGAAGTGATTGATAAGCTGCTTGTACAAATTAAACAGGAAATACTTATGGACGTTTCATTGGAGAAGTATGCTGATCAATTGCAGATGAATTCATCCAAGCTAAGCAAAGTGTTCAGACAGATACATGGAAGTAATTTTATCGATACGCTTATTCGCTTGCGGATTGAGAAGTGCAAGGAGCTGCTGTTAACTACAGATATGAAAATAAATGAAATCGCTGAGCTGCTTAATTATCAGCCGTCTTATTTAATTCGAATGTTTAAGAAAAGTGAAGGAATTACACCGAGACAGTATCGCGAGAAGCATGCATAAAAACGATAAACCGAAAGACCCGCGTACCTTATCGGATCGCGGTTTTTTTGTGTTTCAATGATCTGAAAACCTTCTAAAGCCTTGTCACTGCAGGTTTTTTGATCCTCATCAAAAAAAGACTAGTGCCGGAAATTTTAGAAACAGATAGCAATAATTTGTTATTATTGTGCTCTTATTTCATTCTGTCTAAAGTTAGCGTATGAGTTAGCCGCAACTGCAGCAAACGATTAACTATGACGAAAGGAGCAAGCGTTTATGGATGTTCAGGTAAAGAGTAAAAGTAAAACCTCGGTGTGGGCTGAACTTAAGCGAGATAGATTTTTATATCTTCTCGTATTGCCGGGAGTTCTGTACTTCCTTATTTTCAAATACTACCCTATGTGGGGCATCATCATTGCTTTTCAAGATTTTTCTCCTTATTTAGGGGTATGGAAAAGCAGCTGGGTAGGCATGGAGCATTTCGTAAGATTTTTTACGAACCCAAGCTTTTACTTATTGTTTCGCAACACAATGATGATCAGCTTGTTAAATCTCATTTTTTTCTTTCCATTGCCCATTATATTATCGTTATCCATGAACGAGGTTAGCAGCAAAGCATTTAAGAGAGTAATCCAATCAGTCGTTTATTTACCGCATTTTTTATCATGGGTCATTATCGCTGGAATTACCTTTCTTCTATTGTCGCAAACGAATGGCATCATTAATTTAATGCTGGAATTTATGGGATTTCCGAAAATCGCATTTTTAACTAGTGAAAACTTATTTTGGGGGTTGTTGACTGGTCAAAATATTTGGAAAGAGACGGGCTGGGGAACTATTATTTTTCTGGCAGCTATTACAGGTATTGATTCACAGCTGTATGAAGCCGCGAAGATTGATGGAGCTAGTCGGATTCGTCAAATGTGGCATGTAACGCTGCCGGGCATTCGCAATGTCATTATTATTTTATTAATTCTCCGTCTAGGAAACATTATGGATGTCGGCTTCGAGCAAGTATTTCTAATGGCCAATGGTGCGGTTGCGAACGCAGCAGACGTCTTTGAAACGTATGTGTATCGCAATGGTATTCAGCAGGGTCAATTCAGTTATACAACAGCTGTCGGATTGTTTAAGTCGGTTATTGGCTTGACATTGGTTGTCGGTGCGAACTGGTTGGCCAAACGCTTTGGTGAGGAAGGAGTTTATTAAACGGAGTTCATTTGTAATCTTATCTTCGTAAAGGAGTCATTCTCATGAGAGAAAGCTTGGGCGATCGCTTATTTAATATAATCAATATCATTTTATTGGTTATAATCGGTCTTATTACGTTGTTTCCACTTTATTATGTATTTGTCGTTTCGTTCACAGATCCTAGTGAATATATCGAAAAAAATGGCTTCGTGCTATTTCCAGAAAAATGGAGCCTTGGCTCCTACGAATATTTAATGTCGACCTCGGCCTTTATACGTGCAACTGGTATCAGCGCTTTTCTGGCAACGGTTGGCACTATGCTGAGCTTAATAGTAACCTCTGCTTTTTCTTTCGGTCTTTCACGCAAACGGCTGCGTGGTCGCAGAATAATCATGATTATGGTTTTGTTCACGATTCTGTTCAATCCTGGTATTATTCCATCGTACTTGCTGGTGCGTGATGTCGGATTAATTAACAGTGTGTGGGCGTTGATCATTCCAGTACTAACAAGCGGTTGGTATGTCATTTTAATGAAAAGCTTCTTTGACAGCATTCCAGTTGAGCTGGAAGAGGCGGCGATGATCGATGGCGGCAATGATTTAAGTATTTTTTTCAAAATTATTTTACCCTTGTCGTCTGCTTCGCTGGCAGCCTTTGGTTTGTTTTACGCTGTGGCGTACTGGAATACATTTTTTAGCGCAGTACTATATATTACTGATTTCACGAAAGTGCCCCTTCAGATTGTACTGCGCAATATGCTAATTGATTCCGATACTGCAGTAGGCGGCGCGTCAGCTATGGAAATGTCATCCGACAAGCAGCTGCCGACACAAACGATTAAAATGGCTGCGGTTGTCATTTCAACATTGCCTATTTTGATGGTGTATCCGTTTTTACAAAAGCATTTTGCAAAAGGTGTTTTGTTAGGCTCAGTTAAAGGATAATGGTCATTTATAAAATGTAGAGGAGATAACCAAACATGAAAACATTTACTGATTTAAACCGTTCATGGTGTATTGAAAAGATCGAGCAAGTGCAAATGAAAGGGGAACGTCCTAGACAAGCGGGCTGTAATGCCAGATTAGGTGTGCATGGCAAGGAGGTCAGCTTTCCATTAGTACGCATAACTATTGGTGGAATTTCGGGCTACAGCTGGTCCCGCATCTCTCGCGAAGCAGCAGAAGCATTGATCGGTACACCTGTTGGCGAAATCTTTTGTGAGGAGCAATGGATTAAGGATCGCTTTCAAGCTATTCAATTTCCGCTGTTTGAATGGCTGGCGATTGTTAGAGGTATTCCGGTATATGAGCTGTTAAGCGGACAGCAGACACCACTTCAAGCAGCTTGCTATGATACGTCTTTATATTTTGATGATCTTCATTTGAGCTCTGAGGGCGATGCGGTGAAGCTGCTGCAGGAAGAAGCGATGGAGGGCTATAATAAAGGATTTCGTGGATTTAAAATAAAAGTAGGTCGGGGCGCCATGCATATGGACCTGATGGAAGGAACGAAGCGGGATATTGCTATCGTTAACGGTATCCGTGAGGCGGTAGGTCCTGATTGCAATATTTCGATTGATGCCAATAACGGATACAATCTGAACTTGACTAAGCATGTATTGAAGGAAACGAAGCACTCTAACTTGTTGTGGATTGAGGAAGCATTTCATGAAGATGATCAATTGTACCGTCAATTAAAAATATGGATGGCTGAGGAAAACATTAATGTTCTCATTACTGATGGTGAAGGCTGGGCTGCGCAGCCGATTGTAGAATGGGCGGAGCAAGGCTTGATTGATGCGATTCAGTATGATTTGAAGGATTATGGTATTGTGAACTGGCTCAAGCTGGCGAAGCGGCTCGCTAGCAGCAATGTGAAAGCGGCACCACATAACTATGGCGGCTTCTATGGCAACTTTGCTTCAGCGCAGGTATATCCAGCTATCGAAGGCTTTATGTTTGTTGAGTGGGATGAAGCACAAATTCCAGGCATCGATACATCAGGCTATACAATTAAGGATGGCAAGGTTTTGGTGCCGAATACACCGGGCTTTGGTTTACACATAGATGAGAGCAACTATGATCGCAAGGTTCGTGACAATGGCTGGTCGGTATAGCAGATCGATAGGCACATCTGCTGTTATGGCAACTAACATTTGAATGGGAGATGACATTATTATGAAATTTAATAAAGCTAGGTTATCCAAAAACCGCTTGTATCTGTTAGTTTATACACTACTGGTACTATCATTGCTTATAACTG from Paenibacillus sp. FSL H8-0548 encodes the following:
- a CDS encoding MFS transporter produces the protein MSQLSSSTGIAQSDNIPARLPWLALLALAMTGFICIFTETIPAGLLPHIAEGLNITKGMAGQLVTSYAIGSIVAAIPFAISTGGFRRRPLLLAIIVGFLIFNSVTALSSSYVLTLIARFFAGVAAGAAWGMVAGYARRMVPESLRGRALAVAMVGTPIALTFGVPIGTLLGELIGWRLVFGLMSLLTLVLIAWVLWKVPDYPGQPAGQRMTVGQVFVLPGIRPILLVVLTWMLAHNILYTYIAPFLDHLGLGGHVGLILLVFGIMALLSIWIVGLLVDRHLRLLVLISLLGFLLVSAALWTGATSAAFIYTAIAFWGLTFGGAATLLQTALAEASGEEGVDIVMPINTTVWNLAIAGGGIAGGTLLELVGVQSFPGVLLILLLIALIITWSAKIHGFPRKN
- a CDS encoding TetR/AcrR family transcriptional regulator, which encodes MPRTGRPRAFNRDEAVVAAMLLFWEHGFESTSLAQLRAAMGNISAASFYAAFESKEALFREAVNLYISTYGQVSESFRDSSLTPRAAIEQGLRRSARMQTESSHPLGCLLVLSAATCSLELKHIQELLSKERHKVRSWQKDCIEQAIKDGELPDSTDISMLVTMFDTFLRGISSQARDGVPIEAIDAAITQLMSIWDTLSVKKVDGGIII
- a CDS encoding helix-turn-helix domain-containing protein; this encodes MSKARNKNKGLIYWKNLSLVLLITCVPVALISIVLYYMGTDQIEVEVNKTHQNQLAQSIEHMEDYLTNLEHTVVRLAFDRSMDESLKKMDFIMEFQKTNEIMKSLTLMKESNFLIGSVDLYLRDANKLIGDESGFQTIESKEDQKLLSQLLDKERSIYWDYSLRKAGVPNKWYKGVVIKLPGGQLFDSYGAFIIYLDQIKLNNMVQKLVSGEGVAFLINEKGEYLTTPSGDGMSPNENELSLEDALKSRITKENLNDNTFKYNWQQQDYAVSYGEISKFGGKWTFVSATPLSQIVAPVTSLSRLILWISIIGMSIGLLLSWFASNKIYDPIYRLKKMFESSKNHKIDEKNEIIYIENQWNQHLITQKALSVKLEQSIPMLRESMLLQFLQGHLYTHTEAELIEKIKQLGWDVENKKFAVMVTQLHGLSELGSKYSERDSQLITFAASNIILELSSEKFDKVHVINFQKLSLGVFFVLDRTSTNEEIKTVLNKLAHDYIAAVNNMLRMKLTIVTSKVSDTLVDMPNVLEQTRKALRFRDLHTSNQMLDMNQFMIGNTSPKQFPSELEREIVHAVSIGLEDEAISLIRMFMVELQSNNGTELMVHQGMMKLLGTIHDTIIKHDVNLYVLYEGTHLYEQLMLLSEPEQIIEWFRKELISPFIRTLSISYDGHLREVIDKLLVQIKQEILMDVSLEKYADQLQMNSSKLSKVFRQIHGSNFIDTLIRLRIEKCKELLLTTDMKINEIAELLNYQPSYLIRMFKKSEGITPRQYREKHA
- a CDS encoding ABC transporter permease subunit; amino-acid sequence: MDVQVKSKSKTSVWAELKRDRFLYLLVLPGVLYFLIFKYYPMWGIIIAFQDFSPYLGVWKSSWVGMEHFVRFFTNPSFYLLFRNTMMISLLNLIFFFPLPIILSLSMNEVSSKAFKRVIQSVVYLPHFLSWVIIAGITFLLLSQTNGIINLMLEFMGFPKIAFLTSENLFWGLLTGQNIWKETGWGTIIFLAAITGIDSQLYEAAKIDGASRIRQMWHVTLPGIRNVIIILLILRLGNIMDVGFEQVFLMANGAVANAADVFETYVYRNGIQQGQFSYTTAVGLFKSVIGLTLVVGANWLAKRFGEEGVY
- a CDS encoding carbohydrate ABC transporter permease, encoding MRESLGDRLFNIINIILLVIIGLITLFPLYYVFVVSFTDPSEYIEKNGFVLFPEKWSLGSYEYLMSTSAFIRATGISAFLATVGTMLSLIVTSAFSFGLSRKRLRGRRIIMIMVLFTILFNPGIIPSYLLVRDVGLINSVWALIIPVLTSGWYVILMKSFFDSIPVELEEAAMIDGGNDLSIFFKIILPLSSASLAAFGLFYAVAYWNTFFSAVLYITDFTKVPLQIVLRNMLIDSDTAVGGASAMEMSSDKQLPTQTIKMAAVVISTLPILMVYPFLQKHFAKGVLLGSVKG
- a CDS encoding enolase C-terminal domain-like protein, yielding MKTFTDLNRSWCIEKIEQVQMKGERPRQAGCNARLGVHGKEVSFPLVRITIGGISGYSWSRISREAAEALIGTPVGEIFCEEQWIKDRFQAIQFPLFEWLAIVRGIPVYELLSGQQTPLQAACYDTSLYFDDLHLSSEGDAVKLLQEEAMEGYNKGFRGFKIKVGRGAMHMDLMEGTKRDIAIVNGIREAVGPDCNISIDANNGYNLNLTKHVLKETKHSNLLWIEEAFHEDDQLYRQLKIWMAEENINVLITDGEGWAAQPIVEWAEQGLIDAIQYDLKDYGIVNWLKLAKRLASSNVKAAPHNYGGFYGNFASAQVYPAIEGFMFVEWDEAQIPGIDTSGYTIKDGKVLVPNTPGFGLHIDESNYDRKVRDNGWSV